In one window of Chryseobacterium sp. JV274 DNA:
- a CDS encoding VanZ family protein produces MPIYWAFLTYMLLKPGEENHEYWFMFSGIDKILHLSIFAALGFSFIAAFPKIKFSYFFQIILIYAFLTEILQEEMGLGRSMETLDIVADTIGCLLGYYIYKILIKRFF; encoded by the coding sequence TTGCCCATTTATTGGGCATTTCTTACTTATATGCTTCTCAAACCCGGAGAAGAGAACCATGAATATTGGTTTATGTTCAGTGGGATTGACAAAATTTTACATCTAAGTATATTCGCAGCCTTAGGTTTTTCTTTCATTGCTGCATTTCCCAAAATAAAATTCTCATACTTTTTTCAGATCATTCTTATCTATGCATTCCTTACCGAAATTCTGCAGGAAGAAATGGGACTAGGTAGATCTATGGAAACATTGGATATCGTAGCAGATACCATAGGATGTCTATTGGGATACTATATATATAAGATATTAATCAAACGCTTCTTTTAA